Proteins from a genomic interval of Arthrobacter sp. CAN_C5:
- the topA gene encoding type I DNA topoisomerase — MPTKATDKKPGRKLVIVESPAKSKTIAGYLGEGFEVTASMGHIRDLPQPSDLPAELKKTSVGKFAVDVDNDFEPYYVVSANKKKTVAELKAALKGAEALYLATDGDREGEAIAWHLLEVLKPKVPVYRLTFPEITKEAIQRALLEMRELDTPMVDAQETRRILDRLYGYEISPVLWRKVARGLSAGRVQSVATRLVVERERERMAFRAASYWDLTGTFSPLSGGERQSFGAKLVSLDGARVATGKDFTDLGELKSSTVARLDAETAESLATELQTSEFAVRSVDTKPYTRRPAAPFTTSTLQQEAARKLRFSSRVTMQVAQRLYENGYITYMRTDSPALSDQAVNAARRQASELYGAEYVPDARRVYKGKSKNAQEAHEAIRPAGDSFRTPAQVAGQLRGDEFRLYELIWKRTVASQMADAKGSTATLRLGALATGPDGKTRDAEFSASGTVITFRGFMAAYEEGKDASRNEQDTADDGGQGARLPNLTAGDKLGAEEVTAVGHETSPPPRYTEASLVKVLEELGIGRPSTYAATISTIMDRGYVRTRGQALVPSWIAFSVVRLLEEHFHDYVDYDFTAELEEDLDRIARGEAGRVDWLNHFYYGDRKVTGLHTIVNDLGEIDARKINSIEIAEGITLRVGKFGPYLEKPLDPDAEEGTEPQRANVPEDLAPDELTVEKAIELMNSSGTEERVLGEDPETGRSIVARDGRYGPYVIELIPEVTEEELAKQPVEYYKNGKPKPPKKPVKEKPRTGSLFASMSLETVTLEDALKLMNLPRVLGTDEDKEITVQNGRFGPYLKKGTDSRSIGSEEEIFTITLEQALEIYSQPKQRGGRVAAPPLAEFGDDPVSEKPVVVKDGRFGPYITDGVTNITVPRSMAIEELTREMALDLLAEKRAKGPAPKKKTASRAPAKRKVAARK, encoded by the coding sequence GTGCCCACTAAGGCAACGGACAAGAAGCCCGGCCGCAAGCTCGTCATCGTTGAGTCACCCGCGAAGAGCAAGACCATTGCGGGTTATCTTGGCGAGGGCTTTGAGGTCACGGCGTCCATGGGGCACATCCGGGATCTTCCCCAGCCCTCCGACCTTCCCGCTGAGTTGAAGAAGACCAGTGTAGGCAAGTTCGCGGTGGATGTGGACAATGACTTCGAGCCCTACTACGTGGTGTCCGCCAACAAGAAAAAAACCGTTGCGGAACTCAAGGCAGCACTCAAAGGCGCCGAAGCCCTCTATCTCGCAACTGACGGTGACCGTGAAGGTGAAGCGATTGCCTGGCACCTGCTGGAGGTCCTCAAGCCCAAGGTTCCCGTGTACCGGCTGACCTTCCCCGAAATCACCAAGGAAGCCATCCAGCGAGCGCTGCTGGAAATGCGTGAACTCGACACCCCCATGGTCGATGCCCAGGAGACCCGTCGCATCCTGGACCGCCTGTACGGGTACGAAATCTCCCCCGTGCTCTGGCGCAAGGTTGCCCGCGGTCTCTCCGCCGGCAGGGTACAGTCCGTCGCCACCCGGCTCGTGGTGGAACGCGAACGTGAGCGGATGGCGTTCCGCGCCGCCTCCTACTGGGATTTGACCGGAACATTCTCACCGTTGAGTGGTGGGGAGCGGCAATCGTTCGGCGCCAAACTGGTCAGCCTCGACGGTGCACGCGTGGCCACCGGCAAGGACTTCACCGACCTGGGTGAGCTGAAGTCGTCGACAGTGGCACGGCTCGACGCGGAGACCGCCGAATCCTTGGCGACCGAACTCCAGACTTCAGAGTTTGCGGTCCGCTCAGTGGACACCAAGCCCTACACCCGCCGCCCGGCGGCGCCGTTCACGACGTCGACCCTGCAGCAGGAAGCGGCGCGGAAGCTCCGCTTCTCCTCCCGGGTGACCATGCAGGTGGCGCAGCGGCTGTACGAAAACGGCTACATCACCTACATGCGAACCGACTCGCCAGCCCTGTCGGACCAGGCAGTCAACGCTGCCCGCCGCCAGGCGTCCGAACTGTACGGCGCCGAATATGTACCGGACGCCCGCCGGGTATACAAGGGCAAGTCGAAGAACGCGCAGGAGGCCCACGAGGCCATCCGTCCGGCGGGGGACTCCTTCCGCACCCCCGCCCAGGTGGCGGGGCAGCTCCGTGGCGACGAGTTCCGGCTGTACGAGCTCATCTGGAAGCGCACCGTCGCATCCCAGATGGCGGACGCCAAGGGGTCGACGGCGACCCTCCGGCTGGGAGCGCTGGCGACCGGACCGGACGGCAAGACGCGCGACGCTGAGTTCTCGGCTTCCGGAACCGTGATCACCTTCCGCGGCTTCATGGCCGCCTACGAGGAGGGCAAGGACGCCAGCCGCAACGAACAGGACACGGCCGACGACGGTGGGCAGGGAGCACGGCTCCCGAACCTCACGGCGGGGGACAAGTTGGGCGCCGAGGAAGTCACCGCGGTCGGACACGAAACCTCGCCGCCGCCGCGCTACACCGAAGCGTCCCTCGTCAAGGTGCTGGAGGAGCTCGGCATCGGCCGTCCCTCCACCTACGCCGCGACCATTTCGACCATCATGGACCGCGGGTATGTGCGCACCCGGGGCCAGGCCCTGGTCCCCAGCTGGATTGCCTTCTCGGTGGTCCGGTTGCTGGAGGAGCATTTCCACGATTACGTCGACTACGACTTCACCGCCGAACTGGAAGAGGATCTGGACCGCATTGCCCGCGGCGAGGCCGGCCGGGTCGACTGGCTGAACCACTTCTACTACGGGGACCGCAAGGTCACCGGGCTGCACACCATCGTGAACGACCTGGGCGAAATCGATGCACGCAAGATCAACTCCATCGAGATCGCCGAGGGCATTACCCTGCGGGTCGGCAAGTTCGGCCCCTACCTGGAGAAGCCGCTCGACCCTGACGCCGAGGAAGGCACCGAGCCGCAACGCGCGAATGTTCCGGAGGACCTCGCCCCCGATGAGCTGACCGTCGAGAAGGCCATCGAGTTGATGAACTCGTCCGGCACCGAAGAACGCGTTCTCGGGGAGGATCCCGAGACGGGGCGCTCGATCGTGGCTCGCGACGGCCGGTACGGACCCTATGTGATCGAACTGATCCCGGAGGTCACCGAGGAGGAACTGGCCAAACAGCCGGTCGAGTACTACAAGAACGGCAAGCCGAAGCCGCCCAAGAAGCCGGTGAAGGAAAAGCCGCGGACAGGGTCCCTGTTTGCTTCGATGTCCCTGGAGACGGTTACGCTCGAGGATGCCCTGAAGCTGATGAACCTTCCCCGGGTCCTCGGAACCGACGAGGACAAGGAGATCACTGTCCAGAACGGGCGATTCGGTCCCTACCTGAAGAAGGGGACCGATTCGCGATCCATCGGGTCGGAAGAGGAAATCTTCACCATCACCCTCGAGCAGGCACTGGAGATCTACTCGCAGCCGAAGCAGCGTGGGGGACGGGTGGCTGCCCCGCCGCTCGCCGAGTTTGGCGATGACCCGGTCTCCGAGAAGCCGGTAGTGGTCAAGGACGGTCGCTTCGGCCCGTACATCACCGATGGCGTCACCAACATCACCGTTCCGCGGTCGATGGCCATCGAGGAGCTGACCCGTGAGATGGCGCTGGACCTGCTTGCAGAGAAGCGCGCTAAGGGGCCGGCGCCGAAGAAGAAGACGGCCAGCCGTGCCCCCGCCAAGCGTAAGGTTGCTGCGCGGAAGTAG